The DNA window CCTCAAGGCGCTCTTCGAAGGCCCCCAGTACACCAAGTACAACTCGTTCCGTGAGACCGAGGACTCACGCTACGTGGGCCTGCTCATGCCGCGCTTCCTCCTCCGTCTGCCCTACGGCGTGAACACCGTGCCGACCAAGGGCTTCAACTACGAGGAGGACGTCGTCGGCAATCACGACCGCTACCTGTGGGGCAATGCCACCTACGCCTTCGCGACCCGGCTCGCCGACAGCTTCGCGAAGTTCCGGTGGTGCCCGAACGTCATCGGCCCGCAGGCTGGTGGCGCGGTCGAGAACCTGCCGCTTCACCAGTACGAGGCGATGGGTGAGATCCAGACCAAGTGCCCGACCGAGATCTACATCACGGATCGTCGCGAGTTCGAGCTCTCCGAGGAGGGCTTCATCGCGCTGACGTTCCGCAAGGACTCGGACAACGCCTGTTTCTTCTCGGCCAACTCGGTGCAGAAGCCCAAGTACTTCGGCCAGAGCGAGGAAGGGCGCGCGGCGGAACTCAATTACCGCCTCGGCACGCAGCTCCCCTACATGTTCATCATCTGCCGCCTCGCGCACTACCTGAAGGTGCTGCAGCGTGAGCAGATCGGTAGCTGGAAGGAGCGCATCGATCTCGAGCGCGAACTCAACGACTGGATCGGTCAGTACGTGGCGGATCAGGACGTCGTCTCCCCGACGGTCCGCAGCCGCCGCCCGCTCCGCAAGGCCAAGATCATCGTCACCGAGGTCGAGGGCAACGCGGGCTGGTACAAGGTCGACATGCAGGTGCGGCCGCACTTCAAGTACATGGGCTCGTTCTTCACGCTGAGCCTCGTGGGCAAGCTCGACAAGGAGTAGCCCTCATTCCCTACGGGGACTCGAGCCCCCCTCTCCTTCGGGCGAGGGGGGCTTCGTGTTTTTGTGCGCGCTACGAAGCGTTCTCTGTGCACTCGGGCAAGGTGCTTCGGGCGCCACACTGCGCTTGCTGTGCGCGGTGGCGAGGCGCCCTCGGGGTACGGGAGCAGCGCTCGCTGTGAACGGTGAAGCGGTGTCTCTGCCGCGGTGCAGAGCGTTCTCTGAAAGCGTTGCCTGGGCACCTGGCCTGAACCGCAAGTGCCACGGATGTCGTGGAGGGTGCCAGCGATGATGGGGGCCAGCGAGAGGAAGGGGACTGGCTTCCTTGCGATGAAGCCGCGAGACCCTTCCTCTCGCCCGAGAGCCTGGCTTTATCCGAGCGGGATCTCGAAACCCAGCTCGTCGATTCCCACACCCAGAAAGCGCCGCGGCCGTACGTGAACGGCCACCACCGTTCCATCACTCCCGCCTCGCGCCTTCACCGTCAGCTCCACACTTGCTGGCGCCGAATTCTCGAACAGCGTCCACGCCGCGCCCTCCACCACGGGCTGAACCTCGGCCGGATCGCTCGACGGCGGGAGCTTGGAGCACAGCGCACGGAGGAACTGCACCAGCCGTCCCACGAAGAGCTGGTCCACGAGCGACACCCGCTCCAGCCGCTCTTCTGGTTCCGTCGTCGCACTGTCGTACGTCCGCTTCTCGGGCGGCACGTAGGCCGTCGGGGCCGACAGCAAGTACACCGCATCGCTGTTCGGCGCCGACGCCAGCATCAACACCCCGGAGCGAGCCAACTCGCGCTGGGTGTCCGTGGAGACGAAGACCTCGGTCGGGATAGCCACCCCTTCCTCGCCGTCGTAGCCACCTGGGACCTCTCGCACCTGCAGGTTCTCGACCAGTCCACCGGTCCGCGCTCCCACCACGCGACAAGGCCAGCCCGTCTCGCGGAAGCTACCGAGGATCAGCGACGCCACCAGGTAGACCGGCGCGAGCCATACCGTCGCTGCCTCGTCCCGCGGCTCCTCCACGATCACCGCTTCGCGCACCCGCGACGATGCCTTGTCGTATGGCGACCTTCCGAGCGCCCGGTTCATGGCGATCGTCACCCAGCGCATCGCAGGCTTCGCGGCTGCCGAGCGCCACGGCGCCTGGTGCGGTGCCTGGAAGAGCGACGCCTTGTTGTCGAGGCGCTCCACCGCGGCGAGATCGTCCACCCTCAGCAGCTTCGCCGTTCCATTGACCAGCGTCGGCATCGTGTACGCCTCGGCGAGATCGGCGATCGCCTCCAGCCGCGCGAACGAAGCCGCGCTCCCGTCCACCTCGATGTCCACCACGGCTGCCGTCGCAGGGACTTCCGTTGCCGAGGTCTCCTTCAGAGAGCGCGCCAGTGCGGACGCCGCCTCCTCGGGCCTCGCCACCACCACCTCGATGCGCGTCCCGTGGTGCGACTTCGCCCGCTCGACCAGGAAGCTCAGCCCGCGCCAAGCCTCCTCCAGCCGCTTCACCTCCGGGTGCTGCAGGATCGCGCCGAGCTGTGCCCCCAGCGCCTTCTCCACCGCCGCGATCGCTTGCGACGGCTGCACCGGCTTGCCCGCCTTCGGCCGCGCGCTCTGCACCACCGCGTGGATCAGCTCCGTGATCCGGTTCCCCCCCTTCGCTGGCGCCGTCTCCGCTTCGGGACTGCGCTCCCCGACCGCTGGCGCACCGCCGCCCAGATCGACCAGTGCGAGCAGATCGTCCACGCCGCCCGCCGCGCTGCCTCCCGCAGGCTCTGCCGGTGCCGAAGAGAACGCCGCCGGAGCCGACGCTGCGGAGCGACCGCCCACCGGAAGCAACCCCAGCACCTCCTCGGCGAACGGCGAGCCGCTCCACAGCCGCTGCAGCTCCCCGCGCGCCTGCTCCACCGTGATCGAGCCATCGCGGAGCCGGTCCAGAGCGAGCCGCCCATCCAGCAGCGCGCGCAGGAGCGGCACCTCCGAGCACAGCCCATCCGGCCGGAAGCTCTTCAAGCTCGTCGGCGCCAGATCCACCCGCGTGTTGCGCCCGTCGGCGAGCACGCTGGGCACGTCGATCGCGATCCGTGGCCTCAGCGCCGCGAACAGCGCATCGAACCGGCTGGGATCGATCCGGATCGCGCTCGCCGGCGGGCTCGCGCCCGCGTTGTGTGGATCCCTCGGCACCAGATCTGCCACCACGACCAGGCGCAGCGGCAAGAGCGGCGCCTCGGCACCCTTCGACACGTCGTCGCTGACATTGAACTTCATCTGCCCCGTCAGGAAGCCCTTGGTTTCGCCCGCCATGGGTCGCGAGGATAGGCGCCGACGGCCCTTGCGAGAAGCGCTAAGCTCCGCGCCCATGACCAGGCCAGGAGATCCCTCCGAGCTCACCCAGCACCCTGGCGCGACCGGACTTGCTGGCGTGCCATCCCACCACCCGAGTTCCCCGCCGGGCCCGGAGCGCAGACGCCTTCGCGGAGGGGCCCCGATCCAGATCGGCCTCCTCGGCTGCGGCACCGTCGGTGGCGGCGTCCTCCGGCTCCTCGCGGACAAGGCCGATCACCTCGCAGCCCGGGCTGGCGTCCCACTCGTCGTCCGCCGCATCGCCGTCCGGGACCTCGACCGCCAGCGCGTCCCCGAGTGTGACCCTGCGCTCCTGACCACCGATACCGAGGCCGTCGTCACCGATCCCGACATCGACCTCATCGTCGAGGTCATGGGCGGCGAGGAGCCGGCCCTCGACCTGCTCTCCCGCGCCATGGAGCACGGCAAGGGCGTCGTCACCGCCAACAAGCTCCTCCTCGCTGCGCACGGCCCTGCGCTGCTCGCCCGCGCCGTCGAGCGACGCGTCGACCTCGCCTTCGAAGGCGCCGCGGGCGGTGGCATCCCCATCGTGCGCAACCTCCGCGAGTCGTTCGCCTCCGACCGCGTCGAGCGCATCGTCGCCATCCTCAACGGCACCTGCAACTACATCCTCACCCGCATGCGCGAAGCAGGCGTCTCCTTCCCGACCGCCCTCGCCGAAGCCCAGGAGCTCGGCTACGCCGAGGCCGACCCCACCCTCGACGTCGACGGTCACGACGCTGCCCACAAGCTCGTGGTCCTGGCCATGCTCGCCTTTGGTGCCCGCGTCGCTGACGCAGAGGTATCGGTCGAGGGCATCCGTGACCTCGAAGAGATCGACTTCCGCCACGCCGACCGCTTTGGCTACGCCGTCAAGCACCTCGCCATCGGGTGCGAGCGCGGCAACGTCGTCGAACTGCGCGTCCACCCCACCCTCATCCCCAAGCGCAGCGTCCTCGCCAACGTGTCCGGCGTGCTCAACGCCGTCCTCGTCGAGGGCCGCGCCCTTGGCCCCTCGCTCGTCTACGGCCGCGGCGCTGGTGATCTCCCCACGGCCGTCAGCGTCGTCGCCGACATCGTCGACGTCGCTCGATCCATCGCTTCCGGCGTCGCTGGCATGCAGACCCGTGGCATCGCCCTCACCGATCGCCCCCTCCTCCCCCTCGCCGACATCGAGTCTCGCTACTACCTGCGCTTCACCGTCGCCGATCGCCCCGGCGTCATGGGCCGCCTCGCGGGTGCCCTCGGCGAGGCTGGCGTCAGCATCGAGCACATCGTCCAGGAAGGCGAACCCCAGCCTGGCGACACCGCGGTCGACGTCGTCATGATCACCCGCCGCGCGCGCGAAGGCGCAATCCGCAGTGCCCTCGACGTGATCGCCCGGGCCTCGGTCCTGCAGCGCCCACCACGCTTGCTCCGCATCGAGGGCGTATGACCTTCACCGCCGACGCACCCCTCGGCGTCTTCGACTCGGGCCTCGGCGGCCTCACCGTCGTCCGCACCTTGCGCGCTTGCTGCCCTGGTGAAGACATCGTCTACCTCGGTGACACCGCGCGTGTCCCCTACGGGACCCGCTCCTCCGAGACCATCGCCCGCTACGCCATCGGCTGTGCGCGCGTCCTCACCGCGCGCGGCGTCAAGGCCATCGTCGTCGCTTGCAACACCGTCAGCGCCGTCGCGCTCGACATGCTCCGCATCGAGCTCGATCTCCCGGTCCTCGGCGTCATCCTTCCTGGGGCGCGGGCCGCGGTCGCCGCCTCTGGAGGCGCCCCCGTGGGCGTCCTCGGCACCGCCAGCACCATCGGCTCGGGCGCCTACCCGCGCGCCGTCGCGTCCCTCTCCACGCGCACCGAGGTCGTCGGGCAGCCAGCGCCCCTCCTCGTCTCCCTCGTCGAGGAGGGCTGGCTCGACGGCGAAGTGCCCCGCCTCGCGGCGCGACGCTACCTCGAACCCCTCATCGCCGCCCAGGTCCGAGCCGTGGTGCTCGGGTGTACCCACTTCCCCCTGCTCCAGGGCGCCATCGAAGCCGAGGCCGCCGCGCTCGCTGGTCACCCCATCCCCGTCGTCGACAGCGCCTCTGCGACCGCCGAAGAGGTCGCCACCTTCCTCACCGAGCGCGGCCTCGCCACCGCACGCACCGAGCGCGGCCGCCTCCACCTCATGGTCACCGACCGCCCCAGATCCTTCTCCGACGTCGCCGCCCGCTTCCTCGGCGAACCTGCCGAAGACGTCGAACTCATCGACCTCTGACCCCGCCGCCGCCCGCGCCTGACCGCGCCCGGACGGCTTCCGCCCTCCCCCGCAAGCTTGCGCATCGAAGTCGCGGCGGATGCACTACCCTCTTTCCGCGTCGATGACCGCCGTCGCTCCCGCCCTCGCCGCGCCCGACAGAGCTCGAAGCCTGCGCAGCTTCTTCTCGCTCGACCTCCTCGACAACCGCTACCCGGCGCTGCACGGCCTCCGTGTCCTCGCCATCATCAGCGTCGTCCAGTACCACGTGACCTGGATCTTCGCTGCCGAGCGGCAGCTGGCCCTCCCCCGGAGCTTCGTCGACGGATCCCTCACCATCTTCTTCGGCATGGATCTCTTCTTCATGCTGAGCGGCTTCCTCATCGGATCCATCCTGCTCCGCTCCCTCCAGGACAGCGGCACCCAGAACATCCGCCGCTTCTACATCCGCCGCATCTTCCGCACGTTCCCCTCGTACTACGTCGTCCTCACCACGCTCGCCCTCACGCTCCCGCTCACCGCAGCGCAGAAGAAAAACCTCGTCTTCGAGTACCTCTACGGCACCAATTTTCTCGAGCTTGCCCCTGACCACGTCGTCATGGTCTGGGGCTGGTCGCTCTCCCTCGAAGAACAGTTCTACCTGACCGTCCCGCTGCTCTTCTTCGTGCTCCACCGCATCCGAAGCGACAAGGCACGCATCGGGCTCCTCGGCGCGATCTGGATCAGCGCGCTCATCGTCCGCCTCGTCGTCTACTTCCGGTATGCGCCCTGGAACGACATCGTCCTCTACAAGGCACTCTACTTCCGCACGCACAGCCGCTTCGACACGCTCGTCTCCGGCGTTCTCCTCGCGTTCGTGCATGCGCGCTATGGTGAGCGCATCGGCCGCTGGCTGGAGGCCCCCTTCCACCGCGCCGTGCTCGCGTTGCCCTCGCTCTCGTGTCTCTGGATCCTCCTCCGCCCCGACCTCTTCGGCGTCGAGCACGTCCAGATCGTCCGTATCTTCGCCTGGGGGACGCTGACGAGCATCATGTACTTCGGCGCCCTCCTCCTCCTGCTCCACAGCGACGGCTGGATCCAGAGAGAGCTCTCTCGCCCGTACTTCCGGAAGATCGCGACGCTCGGGTACGGCGTGTACCTCGTCCACATTCCGATCATCGATCACCTCGTCATGCCTGCCGTCCACGCCCTCCTGGATCGCCAGGTCTCGCTCGCGTGGCTCTGGCCCGCCTCCCTCCTCGCCACGATGCTGGTCTCGCTCGCGATCGGCTACGTCTTGCACGTCCTCATCGAGAAACCGTCGCTCTGGTTCCGTCAGCGCCTCGCCGCTTGAGTTCTGCTGCTCGCGCCGAGCGCGTGCCGCGCCATCTCAAGGAGGGAACGGCTTCCCGAACCCAGGTGCTGGCGGCGTGACCTGCGTGAAGTCGCGCTTCCGCTCCGCGCCCCAGGCTTGCTCGTCCAGATCGACGTCGGTCTCGAACCGCACCACGCGGGGACCTTGTGGGCCCCTCTTGAGCACCTTCACCCGCATCCCTGGCACGGACACCGTCCCTGACAGGCCCAGCGTCGTCTCCTCGCTCCGGTACAGGTTCCCGAGACCCTCCGGGAAGAGCGCCTGATCCTCTGGTACCACCAGCTCCAGTGCGCGGGGCCCTCGCCGCAGCGCGAGCACGTGACCCGTCTGCGCAAGGATGCGCCAGCGCTTCGGCGGCTCGAAGTTCGGCTGCAACGCGAAGGGCATGAAGAACGCGCTCCCGGAGGTGCGCATCACCATCACCTCCGCCTCGCTCGGGTTGGCGAGGCCTGCTGCAAACGCGCGGGCCGAAGCCTCGAACCGCGCCGACGAACGCTGGTAGT is part of the Chondromyces crocatus genome and encodes:
- the tssC gene encoding type VI secretion system contractile sheath large subunit; translation: MATETQAAGGVGAQTLEGNSLLEEILAETKMTPGDEAYEIAKRGVQAFIAELVTPKREGEKIDKALVDAMISEIDAKLSRQVDEILHDPSFQKLESAWRGLKFLIDRTDFRENVKIELLNCSKEDLLNDFEDAPEVVKSGLYKTVYSAEFGQFGGKPYGAIVSNYDFGPGPQDIALLQKCAAVATMAHAPFLAAAGPQFFGLKDYLNLPNLKDLKALFEGPQYTKYNSFRETEDSRYVGLLMPRFLLRLPYGVNTVPTKGFNYEEDVVGNHDRYLWGNATYAFATRLADSFAKFRWCPNVIGPQAGGAVENLPLHQYEAMGEIQTKCPTEIYITDRREFELSEEGFIALTFRKDSDNACFFSANSVQKPKYFGQSEEGRAAELNYRLGTQLPYMFIICRLAHYLKVLQREQIGSWKERIDLERELNDWIGQYVADQDVVSPTVRSRRPLRKAKIIVTEVEGNAGWYKVDMQVRPHFKYMGSFFTLSLVGKLDKE
- a CDS encoding type VI secretion system contractile sheath domain-containing protein, which codes for MAGETKGFLTGQMKFNVSDDVSKGAEAPLLPLRLVVVADLVPRDPHNAGASPPASAIRIDPSRFDALFAALRPRIAIDVPSVLADGRNTRVDLAPTSLKSFRPDGLCSEVPLLRALLDGRLALDRLRDGSITVEQARGELQRLWSGSPFAEEVLGLLPVGGRSAASAPAAFSSAPAEPAGGSAAGGVDDLLALVDLGGGAPAVGERSPEAETAPAKGGNRITELIHAVVQSARPKAGKPVQPSQAIAAVEKALGAQLGAILQHPEVKRLEEAWRGLSFLVERAKSHHGTRIEVVVARPEEAASALARSLKETSATEVPATAAVVDIEVDGSAASFARLEAIADLAEAYTMPTLVNGTAKLLRVDDLAAVERLDNKASLFQAPHQAPWRSAAAKPAMRWVTIAMNRALGRSPYDKASSRVREAVIVEEPRDEAATVWLAPVYLVASLILGSFRETGWPCRVVGARTGGLVENLQVREVPGGYDGEEGVAIPTEVFVSTDTQRELARSGVLMLASAPNSDAVYLLSAPTAYVPPEKRTYDSATTEPEERLERVSLVDQLFVGRLVQFLRALCSKLPPSSDPAEVQPVVEGAAWTLFENSAPASVELTVKARGGSDGTVVAVHVRPRRFLGVGIDELGFEIPLG
- a CDS encoding homoserine dehydrogenase gives rise to the protein MTRPGDPSELTQHPGATGLAGVPSHHPSSPPGPERRRLRGGAPIQIGLLGCGTVGGGVLRLLADKADHLAARAGVPLVVRRIAVRDLDRQRVPECDPALLTTDTEAVVTDPDIDLIVEVMGGEEPALDLLSRAMEHGKGVVTANKLLLAAHGPALLARAVERRVDLAFEGAAGGGIPIVRNLRESFASDRVERIVAILNGTCNYILTRMREAGVSFPTALAEAQELGYAEADPTLDVDGHDAAHKLVVLAMLAFGARVADAEVSVEGIRDLEEIDFRHADRFGYAVKHLAIGCERGNVVELRVHPTLIPKRSVLANVSGVLNAVLVEGRALGPSLVYGRGAGDLPTAVSVVADIVDVARSIASGVAGMQTRGIALTDRPLLPLADIESRYYLRFTVADRPGVMGRLAGALGEAGVSIEHIVQEGEPQPGDTAVDVVMITRRAREGAIRSALDVIARASVLQRPPRLLRIEGV
- the murI gene encoding glutamate racemase — protein: MTFTADAPLGVFDSGLGGLTVVRTLRACCPGEDIVYLGDTARVPYGTRSSETIARYAIGCARVLTARGVKAIVVACNTVSAVALDMLRIELDLPVLGVILPGARAAVAASGGAPVGVLGTASTIGSGAYPRAVASLSTRTEVVGQPAPLLVSLVEEGWLDGEVPRLAARRYLEPLIAAQVRAVVLGCTHFPLLQGAIEAEAAALAGHPIPVVDSASATAEEVATFLTERGLATARTERGRLHLMVTDRPRSFSDVAARFLGEPAEDVELIDL
- a CDS encoding acyltransferase family protein, yielding MHYPLSASMTAVAPALAAPDRARSLRSFFSLDLLDNRYPALHGLRVLAIISVVQYHVTWIFAAERQLALPRSFVDGSLTIFFGMDLFFMLSGFLIGSILLRSLQDSGTQNIRRFYIRRIFRTFPSYYVVLTTLALTLPLTAAQKKNLVFEYLYGTNFLELAPDHVVMVWGWSLSLEEQFYLTVPLLFFVLHRIRSDKARIGLLGAIWISALIVRLVVYFRYAPWNDIVLYKALYFRTHSRFDTLVSGVLLAFVHARYGERIGRWLEAPFHRAVLALPSLSCLWILLRPDLFGVEHVQIVRIFAWGTLTSIMYFGALLLLLHSDGWIQRELSRPYFRKIATLGYGVYLVHIPIIDHLVMPAVHALLDRQVSLAWLWPASLLATMLVSLAIGYVLHVLIEKPSLWFRQRLAA